From a single Bacteroidota bacterium genomic region:
- a CDS encoding NAD-dependent epimerase/dehydratase family protein yields MKNILIIGTAGQIGSELAMRLREVYGSNNVVAGYRKTMPTSDVMESGPSEMVDATEPEKIAEIVRKYKIDTIYNLAALLSAVAEKNPQAAWNVGVNGVYNVLEVARENNCAVFFPSSIGAFGPSTPLDDTPQDTIQRPSTMYGVTKVAGELLSDYYFKRFGVDTRGLRYPGIISNVTLPGGGTTDYAVEIYYEAIKHKKFTCPLPAGTFLDMMYMPDALDAAIDLMEADPSKLKHRNAFNVSAMSFDPEIIAAEIRKHIPDFKMDYDVDPVKKSIADSWPNNMDDSAAREEWGWDPKFGLEAMTVDMLKVIGEKHKEGMI; encoded by the coding sequence ATGAAAAATATTTTGATCATCGGAACAGCCGGACAGATCGGTTCAGAACTGGCAATGAGGCTGCGTGAGGTTTACGGAAGCAATAATGTGGTAGCAGGTTACCGCAAGACCATGCCAACGAGTGACGTTATGGAATCCGGTCCTTCGGAAATGGTAGATGCCACCGAGCCTGAAAAGATCGCAGAAATCGTAAGGAAATATAAGATTGACACCATTTACAACCTGGCAGCTCTTCTTTCGGCGGTAGCTGAGAAGAATCCCCAGGCCGCATGGAATGTTGGCGTAAACGGTGTTTACAATGTGCTTGAAGTAGCCCGCGAAAACAACTGCGCCGTATTTTTCCCCAGTTCTATCGGTGCTTTTGGGCCATCTACCCCGCTCGACGACACTCCGCAGGATACTATTCAGCGCCCGTCCACCATGTACGGTGTAACGAAAGTGGCAGGAGAGTTACTCAGTGACTATTATTTCAAACGTTTCGGAGTTGATACCAGAGGGCTTCGTTATCCGGGGATCATCTCCAACGTGACTCTTCCCGGCGGCGGCACCACCGACTATGCCGTGGAGATCTATTACGAAGCCATCAAACATAAGAAATTTACCTGTCCCTTACCTGCCGGCACTTTCCTCGACATGATGTATATGCCTGACGCTCTTGACGCTGCCATCGACCTGATGGAAGCCGACCCGTCGAAACTGAAACACCGCAATGCTTTTAACGTTTCTGCCATGAGCTTTGACCCTGAGATCATCGCTGCTGAGATCAGAAAACATATACCCGATTTCAAAATGGATTACGATGTTGATCCCGTGAAGAAAAGCATTGCAGACTCATGGCCCAATAATATGGATGACAGTGCCGCCCGTGAAGAGTGGGGCTGGGACCCGAAATTCGGCCTCGAAGCCATGACAGTGGATATGCTGAAGGTGATCGGGGAGAAACATAAAGAAGGAATGATATAA
- a CDS encoding iron-containing alcohol dehydrogenase, producing the protein MLYDIPHGASLSIVYPAWLRLHLGKIPGRIQELVKNLFGTETAEEGIEALEKFFVSIGSPVRLSMMQIPDIDHDLILDTMIANNVGGNVHKLSQDDYQELIKLFR; encoded by the coding sequence TTGCTGTATGATATACCTCATGGAGCTTCACTTTCCATAGTTTATCCGGCATGGCTCAGGTTGCATCTCGGGAAGATCCCCGGAAGGATACAGGAATTGGTAAAAAACCTTTTCGGGACGGAAACGGCCGAAGAAGGCATAGAAGCATTGGAGAAATTCTTTGTTTCGATCGGAAGTCCTGTAAGGCTATCCATGATGCAAATACCCGATATTGATCATGATCTTATCCTGGATACCATGATTGCCAACAATGTAGGAGGTAATGTACACAAGTTAAGTCAGGATGATTACCAGGAACTGATAAAGCTTTTCAGGTAA
- the mnmA gene encoding tRNA 2-thiouridine(34) synthase MnmA codes for MNIASLVSGGVDSSVTIPILKDMGYEPDIFYIRIAMEDEPGFTDCPSEEDIEITTFIAKKYGCRMEIVDLQKEYWESVVDYTLKTVKQGFTPNPDVMCNRLIKFGSFRDRYGSSYDKISTGHYAGTTEKNGVIYLTTAADKRKDQTYFLGRITNDQLQQVMFPIGHLQKAEVRAMAEEMRLPSAHRPDSQGICFLGKINYAEFIRKYTGEKPGKIIELETGKILGEHRGIWFHTIGQRKGLGLGQGPWFVVQKNIAENIIFVSNGYDPIAQYKEEIILEDFLFINEKPDRDYTTGQKVSFKIRHQPEFGEGIMLQAGDVFRIKSNKPVAGVAPGQFGVIYDEHREICLGSGVISEQE; via the coding sequence ATGAACATCGCTTCCCTTGTCAGTGGAGGAGTTGACAGCTCCGTTACCATCCCCATCCTGAAAGATATGGGGTATGAGCCTGATATTTTTTATATCAGGATTGCTATGGAAGATGAGCCGGGATTCACCGACTGCCCTTCGGAGGAAGACATTGAGATCACGACATTTATTGCGAAAAAGTATGGTTGCCGGATGGAGATCGTCGATCTGCAGAAGGAATACTGGGAAAGTGTGGTTGATTACACACTGAAAACCGTAAAGCAAGGATTCACACCCAACCCGGATGTGATGTGCAACCGTCTGATAAAATTCGGAAGCTTCAGGGATCGTTACGGGAGCTCCTACGATAAAATCAGTACGGGACATTATGCCGGCACAACGGAAAAGAACGGGGTAATTTATCTTACCACAGCGGCGGACAAAAGAAAAGACCAGACCTATTTCCTGGGCAGGATCACTAACGACCAGCTGCAACAGGTTATGTTCCCGATCGGGCATTTGCAGAAAGCGGAAGTCAGGGCGATGGCTGAAGAAATGCGCTTGCCCAGCGCGCACCGGCCCGATAGCCAGGGAATCTGTTTCCTGGGGAAAATCAATTATGCCGAGTTCATCCGAAAATACACAGGCGAAAAACCGGGTAAAATAATCGAGCTTGAAACAGGGAAGATCCTTGGAGAGCATCGCGGCATCTGGTTCCATACCATCGGGCAGCGAAAAGGGCTTGGACTCGGGCAAGGACCCTGGTTTGTCGTACAAAAGAACATTGCGGAAAATATCATCTTCGTTTCCAACGGTTATGACCCGATAGCACAATACAAAGAAGAGATCATCCTGGAAGATTTCCTGTTTATAAATGAAAAACCCGACCGCGATTACACAACAGGGCAAAAGGTCAGCTTCAAGATAAGACATCAGCCTGAATTTGGCGAGGGTATTATGCTTCAGGCCGGGGATGTTTTCAGGATAAAGAGCAACAAACCGGTAGCAGGCGTAGCACCAGGGCAGTTCGGTGTAATCTATGATGAACACCGGGAAATTTGCCTGGGAAGCGGTGTAATCAGCGAGCAGGAATAA
- a CDS encoding elongation factor G, with translation MKVYQTQDIRNIALIGGAKTGKTTLSECMLFEGGVINRRGSIDDKNTVSDYREIELERQNSVFASVMYTEHADKKINIIDTPGFDDFVGEVISSLKVADTTVMVVNAQNGVEVGTEVTWRHSEKNNKPVIFAINHLEHENSNWDETLTQLKHHFGGGITMVQYPVNTGVGFDSVIDLLKMKLYKYPQDGGKPQILDIPDSEKGKAEELQAAMIEDLAANDEALMEKYFDQGTLSEEDIQNGLKIGLLNRGFFPVLCINAKQNMGVGRLLEFIANNAPAPNEMPLVKTLSGKELKCNASDPVCAFIFKTTIESHLGEVSFFKLYSGEITEGMDLINGNNATKERISQVFAFSGKNRDKIDKVYAGDIAATIKLKNSRTNQTLNSPKTSDEKVPPIVFPDPKFRVAIKAKNQADDEKLGAALNEIHRMDQTMVAAYYKELKQMIMQGQGELHLNIVKWHLENQYKIPVEFLTPKIPYRETITKHSQASYLHKKQSGGSGQFGQVYMLIEPYEEGMPEPSKYKLKQTMSMSSVNPLSIQKSETELAVSVRGKDEIELEWGGKLIFYNCIVGGSIDARFLPAILKGIMERIEEGPLTGSYARDIRVCVYDGKMHPVDSNEISFKLAGRAAFSMAFKEAAPKILEPIYDLEVMVPEDKMGSVMTDLQGRRAIIMGMEGGTIRAKVPLAEMSRYSTALSSLTSGRATYNMKYAEYAQVPPDVQDKLLKEYEESKKEDE, from the coding sequence ATGAAGGTATATCAAACACAGGACATCCGGAATATCGCTCTTATCGGGGGCGCTAAAACCGGTAAAACGACATTGTCGGAATGCATGCTCTTTGAGGGCGGCGTGATCAACAGAAGAGGAAGTATTGACGATAAAAACACGGTTTCCGACTACCGGGAAATAGAGCTTGAAAGGCAGAATTCTGTGTTTGCTTCAGTGATGTACACCGAACATGCCGATAAAAAGATCAATATTATCGATACCCCGGGTTTCGATGATTTCGTAGGTGAGGTCATATCCTCCCTCAAGGTCGCCGACACCACCGTGATGGTTGTTAATGCCCAGAATGGTGTGGAGGTGGGCACCGAAGTCACCTGGCGGCACTCGGAGAAAAATAATAAACCCGTTATTTTTGCCATCAACCACCTCGAACATGAAAACTCAAACTGGGATGAAACACTTACCCAGTTGAAACACCATTTCGGAGGTGGGATCACAATGGTGCAATATCCGGTAAATACCGGTGTGGGCTTTGATTCGGTGATAGACCTGCTGAAAATGAAATTGTACAAATATCCGCAGGATGGAGGTAAACCTCAGATCCTGGATATTCCGGATAGCGAAAAAGGTAAAGCCGAGGAATTGCAGGCTGCCATGATCGAAGACCTGGCCGCTAACGATGAAGCCCTGATGGAGAAGTATTTCGACCAGGGAACTTTGTCGGAAGAGGATATTCAGAACGGATTGAAGATAGGTCTTTTAAACCGCGGATTCTTCCCGGTTCTCTGCATCAATGCCAAACAAAACATGGGTGTAGGCCGCCTTCTGGAGTTTATTGCCAACAATGCTCCCGCACCGAATGAAATGCCCCTGGTGAAAACCCTGTCGGGAAAAGAATTGAAATGCAATGCTTCGGATCCTGTCTGTGCTTTCATTTTTAAGACTACCATAGAATCCCATCTCGGAGAAGTATCTTTCTTCAAACTCTATAGCGGAGAAATTACCGAAGGTATGGATCTTATCAATGGCAATAATGCCACCAAGGAAAGGATCTCCCAGGTCTTTGCTTTCTCAGGAAAGAACCGCGATAAGATAGATAAAGTCTATGCCGGAGACATTGCGGCCACCATCAAGCTGAAGAATAGCCGCACCAACCAGACACTCAATTCACCAAAGACTTCGGATGAGAAGGTACCTCCCATCGTTTTCCCGGATCCTAAGTTCCGCGTCGCTATCAAAGCAAAGAACCAGGCCGATGATGAAAAGCTGGGTGCTGCACTTAATGAGATCCATCGTATGGACCAAACCATGGTTGCCGCTTACTACAAAGAGTTAAAACAGATGATCATGCAGGGTCAGGGCGAATTACACCTGAACATCGTGAAATGGCATCTGGAAAACCAGTATAAGATCCCTGTCGAATTTCTTACACCTAAAATTCCCTACCGGGAAACCATCACAAAACACTCACAAGCAAGTTATCTGCATAAGAAACAGTCGGGGGGCTCAGGACAGTTCGGACAGGTTTATATGCTTATCGAACCTTATGAAGAAGGCATGCCCGAACCTTCAAAGTACAAGCTGAAGCAGACCATGAGCATGTCGTCGGTCAATCCCCTCAGCATACAGAAAAGTGAGACCGAACTGGCCGTAAGCGTCAGGGGTAAGGATGAGATTGAACTGGAATGGGGCGGAAAACTGATCTTTTACAACTGTATCGTAGGCGGTTCCATCGACGCACGCTTCCTTCCTGCCATCCTCAAAGGAATCATGGAAAGGATAGAAGAAGGGCCTCTTACGGGTTCATATGCCCGCGACATCAGGGTATGCGTTTACGATGGTAAGATGCACCCGGTCGATAGTAATGAAATCTCTTTCAAACTTGCAGGACGTGCAGCCTTCAGCATGGCTTTCAAGGAAGCTGCTCCCAAGATCCTGGAACCTATTTACGATCTTGAAGTGATGGTTCCCGAAGATAAAATGGGTAGCGTTATGACGGACCTGCAGGGACGGCGTGCCATCATCATGGGTATGGAAGGCGGAACCATCCGCGCTAAAGTACCCCTGGCTGAAATGAGCCGCTACTCAACCGCACTGAGTTCACTGACCAGCGGACGCGCAACCTACAACATGAAGTATGCCGAATATGCCCAGGTGCCACCCGATGTACAGGATAAACTCCTGAAAGAATACGAGGAAAGCAAGAAAGAAGACGAATAG
- a CDS encoding iron-containing alcohol dehydrogenase yields MENFILYNPTKLYFGRDVVAGLGKTVESLGKTALLVYGGGSIKRNGIYDQIMAQLEGRGIRVIEYSGIKPNPLVDDVDKASELARKEKVDFIVAVGGGSVIDSAKVMSVAV; encoded by the coding sequence ATGGAAAATTTCATTCTTTACAATCCAACCAAACTTTATTTCGGAAGGGATGTTGTAGCGGGACTTGGCAAAACAGTTGAGAGCCTCGGAAAGACAGCATTACTGGTTTACGGTGGTGGTTCGATCAAAAGAAATGGCATTTACGACCAGATCATGGCACAGTTGGAAGGCAGGGGAATAAGGGTCATCGAATATTCCGGTATAAAACCCAATCCTTTGGTGGATGATGTGGACAAAGCTTCGGAGCTTGCCAGGAAGGAAAAGGTTGATTTCATTGTCGCCGTGGGTGGCGGGAGCGTGATCGACTCTGCCAAAGTCATGTCGGTTGCTGTATGA